The following proteins come from a genomic window of Trichoplusia ni isolate ovarian cell line Hi5 chromosome 16, tn1, whole genome shotgun sequence:
- the LOC113501811 gene encoding uncharacterized protein LOC113501811, whose protein sequence is MVTPYHLVHVDDMEVAQFDDAHHRGPNWYDYSMRSKEDASTLETDESSSLVFSSYDKSEAEADKTSLSSEDTTESKLATKMYRACTPCPKDMLKKHSNIGIKWICAAYQRARRSFKSDCMMRYRNCQDGTMFVKLHERKCKNDSYHGKHWFYEYQV, encoded by the exons ATGGTGACCCCGTACCACCTGGTCCATGTGGACGACATGGAGGTGGCCCAGTTCGACGACGCGCACCACCGTGGCCCCAACTGGTACGACTACTCCATGCGGTCCAAGGAGGACGCCAGCACCCTCGAGACTGACGAGAGCTCATCACT agTATTTTCGTCGTATGACAAGTCGGAAGCAGAAGCTGACAAAACATCACTGTCATCTGAAGATACCACTGAGTCGAAACTGGC CACTAAGATGTACCGGGCATGCACGCCGTGTCCCAAAGACATGCTTAAGAAACACAGCAACATTGGTATCAAGTGGATCTGCGCGGCTTATCAGCGAGCTCGGAGGTCCTTCAAAAGCGACTGCATGATGCGGTACAGGAACTGCCAGGATGGGACCA TGTTTGTTAAGCTTCACGAACGAAAGTGCAAGAATGACTCGTATCACGGCAAGCATTGGTTCTACGAATatcaagtttaa
- the LOC113501810 gene encoding uncharacterized protein LOC113501810 isoform X2 has translation MVRDVPTLILLLLLVELATGFVFKDRANFSSEEEGKNEVIPGFRRQGKKNSPSTSSEGNRKGSSGGGAASAESLGQEFSGATSTDTDEKKRTKKERAPKSTEERKGWRKWHRKCTQCPADMRKKWRDPSIAWICGAYQRARRSFKSPCMMYLRNCQDGTMFVKIADHRCPNASGQVLPHGEHFFYDYEVVLTDDDAKSDDAEASTAEKSESSSWDASRIRKIPPPPAEI, from the exons ATGGTACGAGATGTGCCTACACTTATACTGCTATTGTTGTTAG TCGAGCTGGCCACGGGGTTTGTATTTAAAGATAGAGCGAATTTCTCGTCCGAAGAGGAGGGAAAGAATGAAGTGATTCCAGGGTTCAGAAGGCAAGGAAAGAAAAACTCACCGTCCACCTCGTCAGAGGGGAACAGGAAAG GTTCATCTGGTGGTGGCGCAGCATCAGCCGAGTCTCTGGGACAAGAGTTCTCCGGGGCCACATCAACAGATACTGATGAAAAGAAACGTACAAAGAAAGAGAGAGCGCCGAAATCAACTGAAGAGCGCAAGGGATG GCGAAAATGGCATCGCAAATGTACACAATGCCCAGCAGACATGAGGAAAAAGTGGCGAGACCCTTCCATCGCCTGGATCTGCGGCGCGTACCAGCGAGCCAGGAGGTCCTTCAAGAGTCCCTGCATGATGTACCTGAGGAACTGCCAGGATGGCACCA TGTTCGTAAAGATCGCTGACCACCGATGTCCGAACGCGTCAGGGCAAGTGTTACCGCACGGAGAACATTTCTTCTATGACTACGAGGTGGTACTGACGGATGACGACGCGAAATCTGATGATGCAGAGGCCTCCACCGCCGAGAAATCTGAATCGTCATCATGGGATGCCTCCAGAATCAGAAAAATACCACCCCCACCAGCTGAAATATAA
- the LOC113501810 gene encoding uncharacterized protein LOC113501810 isoform X1, protein MVRDVPTLILLLLLVELATGFVFKDRANFSSEEEGKNEVIPGFRRQGKKNSPSTSSEGNRKGGSSGGGAASAESLGQEFSGATSTDTDEKKRTKKERAPKSTEERKGWRKWHRKCTQCPADMRKKWRDPSIAWICGAYQRARRSFKSPCMMYLRNCQDGTMFVKIADHRCPNASGQVLPHGEHFFYDYEVVLTDDDAKSDDAEASTAEKSESSSWDASRIRKIPPPPAEI, encoded by the exons ATGGTACGAGATGTGCCTACACTTATACTGCTATTGTTGTTAG TCGAGCTGGCCACGGGGTTTGTATTTAAAGATAGAGCGAATTTCTCGTCCGAAGAGGAGGGAAAGAATGAAGTGATTCCAGGGTTCAGAAGGCAAGGAAAGAAAAACTCACCGTCCACCTCGTCAGAGGGGAACAGGAAAGGTG GTTCATCTGGTGGTGGCGCAGCATCAGCCGAGTCTCTGGGACAAGAGTTCTCCGGGGCCACATCAACAGATACTGATGAAAAGAAACGTACAAAGAAAGAGAGAGCGCCGAAATCAACTGAAGAGCGCAAGGGATG GCGAAAATGGCATCGCAAATGTACACAATGCCCAGCAGACATGAGGAAAAAGTGGCGAGACCCTTCCATCGCCTGGATCTGCGGCGCGTACCAGCGAGCCAGGAGGTCCTTCAAGAGTCCCTGCATGATGTACCTGAGGAACTGCCAGGATGGCACCA TGTTCGTAAAGATCGCTGACCACCGATGTCCGAACGCGTCAGGGCAAGTGTTACCGCACGGAGAACATTTCTTCTATGACTACGAGGTGGTACTGACGGATGACGACGCGAAATCTGATGATGCAGAGGCCTCCACCGCCGAGAAATCTGAATCGTCATCATGGGATGCCTCCAGAATCAGAAAAATACCACCCCCACCAGCTGAAATATAA